A window of Haloplasma contractile SSD-17B genomic DNA:
AGAACATGAACGAAATTGGTTGCAGAACTATGAACAGAAATTAAAAATCGATATTAATGAAAAAGTGCTATATAGAGCAGAATTACAGGATCCTGAAACTAAATAGTTAGCTACATATAGAAAGAGCCTTTAGATACAATTATCTAGAGGCTCTTTTGTATTTTTATAGTAAATAACTTAGTTTACACGTACGGATACGGTGAGTCATTCATAAAACTCTCATCTATATTGACACTCGTTATAGTTTCAGCCTTTTTAAATAGTGCTCTACAATCTCGGCTTAGACGAATTAAGGCTACTTCTTTACCTAAACTTTGATACTTTTCTGTTACAGAGTTAATGGCTTCAATTGCAGAGTGATCCACTACTTTTGCATATTTAAAATCAATAATAATAGTCTTAGGGTCTTTATTATATTCAAATAAGTCTTTGAAATTTAAAACAGATCCAAAGAATAACGAACCATTAATTTTATATATTTTTGTTTCGATACTTTCTTCATACTCGATATTTGCATAAATTGCTTTACCCTTTTCCCAGGCAAAGATTAGAGTTGATATAACAATCCCTAGTATTACTGCAGTTGCTAAATCTGTTAAAACAGTTGCCAATGATACTACAATTATTACTACGATATCTTTTAATGGTACTTTTCCACCATATTTTAAACTTTCCCATTTAAACGTACCGACTACAACCATGAACATTACACCAATTAAACCTGCAAGTGGAATGACATTAATTAAAGAGGAACCAAACATAATAAAAATTAATAAAGCAAGCGCAGCTACTATACCTGAGATTCGTGTACGACCACCAGACTTTATATTAATAATTGATTGCCCAATCATAGCATCTCCACCCATTCCACCAAAGAATCCATTTATAAAGTTGGCAACACCCTGTGCAACACATTCTTTATTTGTATTTCCTCTTGTATCCGTCATTTCATCAATTACTCGAAGCGTAAGAACAGCTTCAGTTAAACCAACTAGAGCACCTGTTACCGCAAATGGAGTAATTATTTTTAACGTATCTAAATTAATACTCACTTGCGGAATGTGAAATTTAGGAAGCCCAGCTTTTAATTCCATTCCGGCAAAATCCTGCACATTCCGTAAATGATACCCAGATCGATCTAAGATAACAGCTATAATGGTCATTATTATAATCGCAACTAAGCTTGCAGGTACTGCTTTCGTCACCTTTGGCACAAAATAGATAATTGCCATTGTAAGTAATACTACCAATAACATAATTGTAAAATCAAAAGGTGGTAACCATACTTTTTGTACCGTCTCTACACCATTTACAACACTAACCTTGTCTACCTTAAACTGTGGCCACTGTGCTAAAAAGATGACGATTGATAGTCCATTAAGAAATCCAAGCATTACGGAATATGGAATAATCCTTGCGAACCTACCCAGTTTCAAAACACCAATACCGATCTGAATAATACCCATTAACACAACTGTAGCAAACAGATATTCAAGTCCATGAACCGCTATCAGCGCTGCAAACACAACCGCTATCGCCGCAGTCGACGAACTGATCATCCCAGGTCTACCTGTTAATATTGCAGCAACCAGACCAATCATTACTGCCGTTTGTAAACTTAGTATGGGACTTACCCCCGCAACAAAGGCAAATGCTACTGACTCTGGTATTAAAGCAAGTGCAACGGTTATCCCTGCTAACAGTTCATTTCTTAAACTTGTATTCCTACTTGTCATTTGCTCTAATACTAAACTCTTTAGTTTTTCTCTACTTTTTCTCACCATAATTATTTGTTCCCTTCCTCTACTAATCTATAAAAAACCCTTAATTTAAGGATTTTATATACCATTTAATTACTTCAATGCTAAATTATATTTTTATCCTTTTTTTAAAGACACAAGATTAAATTATACGCTATAGGGCAATAATTTACAATTTATATTTTGATGTATACGTTTTAAGTAGACTTTATTATTTTATGCACAAAGTAATGCTTAACACTTAATATATGAAGGTACTTTATGGTATAAAAAAAATGAATCTGTGACAACACACAGATCCATCTAATTATCTATTTAGAATTTTATTTTCTATACTTTATTGTTAATCCCTTAAGAAAATTTCTTGCGTAGCGATCACCACATGCTTTGTAGTTTCTTTGTCCTTCTCTTCTAAGAACAGCTGTTAATTCAGAATTCGTTATTTCAATTCCTGCTTTTTTGAAGAGTTCATGCATGTCGTCGCTTGTTAATTTTAAGGCAATCTTTAATTTCTTTAGTAGAACATTATTCACATGGCGATCATCAGTTATAGTAAGTGGAGCAGGTTTTGGTTTCCCTGGTTTATCTTCTTGCTTTCCACGCTTATATGTAATGAATCCGTTTAAAAACGAATCTAGCATTTCATTTGTACATCTTATAAAATCCGTATTCTCTCGAATGTAATCTTCATCTTCATAACTTTCTTTTGATAGAATTTTTTTGACATCTGCTTCTGTCACATTTGTACCACCAAGTTTAAAAATGTTAGTCATTTCGTCATCTTTAATATCAAGTGCGTATCTTAATCGGATTAGTCGATCATTATTGTCCATTTATAGTCCTCCTAATATTGATTCTACTTTTATCTTTTCCCTATCATAATAAATAATGAGTAATTTACTTCTTCACCATTAATTATTTTAACATTATTATAGAATGTATGTACAGTAACATTTCTAAAACCAACTCGTTTTAGCCTATTTTTTAATTTTTTATGATCAAAACCGTTGTGACCAACAAACTCTGGCTCATTCTTATGAAACTGTCCATCTTCCTCATCTAGATCAACGATCATTATATATCCATCTTTTTTCAACAAATCATAAAACTGTTTTAGTATCTCTTCAATATCTCTAATATGATGAAGTACCATAGAACTATATATAAGATCTACCTCGTTATTGAATTGTTCATGATCATTATTCGATAAATCAATTTTATAGGGTGTCATATGACTAACGTTAGCTTTTTTAATTTTATGTCTTAATACCTCAATCATTGTACTCGATGAATCAATAAGGATTATATCTTTAAAATAATTATGCAAATTAAAACTAATTAATCCAGTCCCACAGCCATATTCAATCACTTTATACTTACTTGTATCATCAACTAATTGACTTATCTCTTTTATAATTTCCTTAGCAATTATTTCTGCTCGTTTTATTCTTCGATCAGTATCCCAACTAGTTGCATAATGATCAAAGAATTCATTATTCTTATTTTTCGCCTTCACATTCTCCACAAAATAACTCCTTCTATTTGATAACTAACCAGTTCACTAGTTCTTACTTTAACATAATCCAAAAGCGTCTTACGACATTCCCGTTATCCTCAGTCTCTTCTGACTCAAATACGCCACCATTTTTTATGATTGTTTTCTCAGATGCAATATTACCCTTATTACAAGTAATCAATACCTTATCCATACCCATTTCTCTTGTTTTGGCTAAAGCTAACGCAAGCATCTTCGTCGCGTACCCCTTATTTCGGTCACTCGGCCGAATGCCCCCACCCAAATGACCATCATACTTTAATAAATAGTCATTCAATCGATGACGTATATTAACGCCTCCGATCACTCTATTGTTACGAACTAACCAGTAGGTAGTATTTTCAACATGCCCTTTTTTCATGCCAATACCCTTACTGTTATCATCTAATATCTGAATCATTTGTGAAATGGTATCCTTATCAAAATTAAGAGTGCTTGGTGAAGGACGTTCACTATTATTCTTGAAGTCTTGAACCATATCTAAAAATTCTTCTTTTAGTCTTAACGTTGGTTTTATCAACTTAATTTCACTCATGAACTAACTCCCTATCTATTCTTGTGCTTTATACTTCCGTTATCTTTCATTATAGCAAGAAAAGCCTTCACATTACTAGAGACCTTTCAATTTAAACCATAGTTATCCATATATCTAATTATACCTTTAATTGTTACTACTATTATCGGGGTCATTTACTCCATTATTATATCATCATTTCATTAAAATAGAATTAAATTCAACAAAACTTAACCATACTATATGAGTCTTGACATATTAGGTTCTAAATTCAGTGGTAATCATTATAATAAAATTCAAGCTCTTTAAATTAGTTCGCTCTAACCAATGACAGAGAACTTACACTCAGATAAGGAAAAGGTACAATCCAAATTAGTTTAGACTATACCTTTTTTGTTTATATATATCAGAGATTAAACTTGTTTAAATTCAATCCAGTCAATTTGCATTCCTGGCTTTACAAAATCAAGTTTAAGTTCATATAGACCTTCTTCTAACTCAATCTTAACTAATTTTTGTTTAATCCAACGACCATCCGTACCATTTGTCTGAATTGTAGTCATAAATTCACCATTTAATGATACATTACACGTTGTTTGTGCTAAATTACTTTCAGGAGACATGATGTTAACGATGATACGATATACTCCCGCTTCTTCTACTTTTATGAAAGTGGCCCCTGCTTGGATTGGTGTTACTCTAGCATCTTTTGTAAGATCATGAGCCTGTTGATCTGATATTTCTTTAGCATCAAATTTAGTAACTGTCTCTTCAATCACTTGTTTTCTTTTGAAGACAGGTGCCTCCATTAAGAACTCACATATATTTTTAGCTGAGCGTTGTAATTCTCCACGTGTTAACGTTCCATTTTCTAATGATTCAATTGTGTTATCATTACCTGAATTAATTTCTGCACCGTAGTTGTTCACAACCATGTATACATCATTTTGTGAACGAACCATGTTATTGGTTTGCTCTGTACTTTCCGGTCCAGCTTCTATGGCATCATTCATTTTCGCCCACCAGTCAGTCATAACGATTCCTTTAAATCCCCACTCTTTACGAAGAACCGTTGTATTTAGGTCATAATTCGATGCTGTCCAGTGACCATTGATCGGGTTATAAGCAGTCATGATTGAATTTGCTCCGCCTTCTTTGACTGCCATTTCAAAACCTTTTAAATAGATTTCCCTTACTGCACGTTCAGATACAATTGCATCTACACTATGACGGGCTTTCTCTTGGTTATTACAAGCATAATGTTTTAATGTAGCATTTGAACCACCTGCCATTATTCCACGAGTACAAGCAGCAGCAAATGCCCCTGTAATTAGTGGGTCCTCTGAGTAATATTCAAAGTTACGACCGTTAAGTGGACTACGACGAATATTCATACCGGGACCTAATAGAAGGTCAATTTTATTACTTAATAACTCTTTACCTTCCATTGTGTAAAGTTCTTCTACTAATTCTACATCCCATGTCGCTGCAAGGAGAGTACCAATCGGAAGTTGAGTAGCTTTAAGTCCACTCTCCATACGAATACCTGAAGGTCCATCTGCGCAACAAGCTATTGGGATTCCTAAATCGAATAAACGATCGCTCACTCCTCCAAAGGCAGATGCAGTCCCTGGTGTCACATATGGACTACTCATCCCTTCTCCTCTTACGATTGTGGCAAGTTCCTGATCACTTAACTGTGCAATAAATGTATCGATATCAATCTTGCCATCTTTAACATCGCTTAATTTGTATCCCCTGTCTCCTGTTTGTTCTAGAGTCATTGGAAGATTGTTCTCAATTCGTTCTTTTAACGAAATCTTTCGCTTCGGAACGTCTACATACGTTACCTCATATGTACCGTCTTGATTCTGTTTTCCAGGCTTCATTCGCTTAAAATCTTCGATTGGAGCTAGTGCTTCTTCAAGCTGCTTCACTACTACCAGTTCATCAACCTGATGTCCTTCTTTATTATCCACACCTATTTGAGTAACATTTTTAACACTATTCCCTACATAAAGATTGTATGTTCCTGCTTCTAAAACATATGAAGATGGATGTCCTGTCACTCCACTATCATCATATGAAGCCATGCTACTTACAGGGAAACAAATCGTAAGTGTTTGTGATTCACCTGGATTTAGTGTGTTTGTTTTTTTAAACGCAACCAATACCTTAGCCGGTTTACCTAACTTACCTTGAGGTGCCCCGTAATAAACTTGAACAACTTCCTTACCTGCATAAATTGATCCTGTATTTTTAACCGTAACGTTTAATTCAATATAAGACTCCTCATTCT
This region includes:
- a CDS encoding SulP family inorganic anion transporter, producing MVRKSREKLKSLVLEQMTSRNTSLRNELLAGITVALALIPESVAFAFVAGVSPILSLQTAVMIGLVAAILTGRPGMISSSTAAIAVVFAALIAVHGLEYLFATVVLMGIIQIGIGVLKLGRFARIIPYSVMLGFLNGLSIVIFLAQWPQFKVDKVSVVNGVETVQKVWLPPFDFTIMLLVVLLTMAIIYFVPKVTKAVPASLVAIIIMTIIAVILDRSGYHLRNVQDFAGMELKAGLPKFHIPQVSINLDTLKIITPFAVTGALVGLTEAVLTLRVIDEMTDTRGNTNKECVAQGVANFINGFFGGMGGDAMIGQSIINIKSGGRTRISGIVAALALLIFIMFGSSLINVIPLAGLIGVMFMVVVGTFKWESLKYGGKVPLKDIVVIIVVSLATVLTDLATAVILGIVISTLIFAWEKGKAIYANIEYEESIETKIYKINGSLFFGSVLNFKDLFEYNKDPKTIIIDFKYAKVVDHSAIEAINSVTEKYQSLGKEVALIRLSRDCRALFKKAETITSVNIDESFMNDSPYPYV
- a CDS encoding YehS family protein — its product is MDNNDRLIRLRYALDIKDDEMTNIFKLGGTNVTEADVKKILSKESYEDEDYIRENTDFIRCTNEMLDSFLNGFITYKRGKQEDKPGKPKPAPLTITDDRHVNNVLLKKLKIALKLTSDDMHELFKKAGIEITNSELTAVLRREGQRNYKACGDRYARNFLKGLTIKYRK
- a CDS encoding class I SAM-dependent methyltransferase, encoding MENVKAKNKNNEFFDHYATSWDTDRRIKRAEIIAKEIIKEISQLVDDTSKYKVIEYGCGTGLISFNLHNYFKDIILIDSSSTMIEVLRHKIKKANVSHMTPYKIDLSNNDHEQFNNEVDLIYSSMVLHHIRDIEEILKQFYDLLKKDGYIMIVDLDEEDGQFHKNEPEFVGHNGFDHKKLKNRLKRVGFRNVTVHTFYNNVKIINGEEVNYSLFIMIGKR
- a CDS encoding GNAT family N-acetyltransferase, with translation MSEIKLIKPTLRLKEEFLDMVQDFKNNSERPSPSTLNFDKDTISQMIQILDDNSKGIGMKKGHVENTTYWLVRNNRVIGGVNIRHRLNDYLLKYDGHLGGGIRPSDRNKGYATKMLALALAKTREMGMDKVLITCNKGNIASEKTIIKNGGVFESEETEDNGNVVRRFWIMLK
- a CDS encoding glycoside hydrolase family 3 C-terminal domain-containing protein; translation: MTTQNIGIPLKGFADFSRKVAAEGAVLLKNEGQVLPLKDGESVSIFGRTQIDYYRSGTGSGGAVNVLYTTNLLDGLRGKNLVVNEELAAIYEKWIKEHPFDNGGGGWAAEPWHQKEMPLTDGLVSNARNKSEKAIVVIGRTAGEDKDNANAEGSYQLTSEEKEMLNMVTKHFEQVSVVLNVSNIIDMNWMNDAYENSINSVILMWQGGIEGGNAAADVLLGDVTPSGKLTDTIACSIDDYPSTANYGDEIKNYYQEDIYVGYRFFETFRPNKVQYEFGYGLSYTSFEIKSDEAKLSTKNEESYIELNVTVKNTGSIYAGKEVVQVYYGAPQGKLGKPAKVLVAFKKTNTLNPGESQTLTICFPVSSMASYDDSGVTGHPSSYVLEAGTYNLYVGNSVKNVTQIGVDNKEGHQVDELVVVKQLEEALAPIEDFKRMKPGKQNQDGTYEVTYVDVPKRKISLKERIENNLPMTLEQTGDRGYKLSDVKDGKIDIDTFIAQLSDQELATIVRGEGMSSPYVTPGTASAFGGVSDRLFDLGIPIACCADGPSGIRMESGLKATQLPIGTLLAATWDVELVEELYTMEGKELLSNKIDLLLGPGMNIRRSPLNGRNFEYYSEDPLITGAFAAACTRGIMAGGSNATLKHYACNNQEKARHSVDAIVSERAVREIYLKGFEMAVKEGGANSIMTAYNPINGHWTASNYDLNTTVLRKEWGFKGIVMTDWWAKMNDAIEAGPESTEQTNNMVRSQNDVYMVVNNYGAEINSGNDNTIESLENGTLTRGELQRSAKNICEFLMEAPVFKRKQVIEETVTKFDAKEISDQQAHDLTKDARVTPIQAGATFIKVEEAGVYRIIVNIMSPESNLAQTTCNVSLNGEFMTTIQTNGTDGRWIKQKLVKIELEEGLYELKLDFVKPGMQIDWIEFKQV